Below is a genomic region from Streptomyces sp. RPA4-2.
CGCCACCATGCCGCCGTGCACGACGAGCAGTTGCCCGTTGACGTGCGCGGCGGCGGGCGAGACCAAGTAGCCGACGAGCGGGGCCACATGCTCGGGGGCGAGCGGGTCCAGCCCCTCCCCCCCTTCCGCACCGGCCTGTCGGGCCGGGAAGCCCGCGAACACGTCCTCGGTCATACGGGTCCTGGCACGCGGGCAGATGACGTTCGCCGTCACCCCGTACCTGGCCAGCGCCAGCGCGGTCGACGTGGTCAGACCGACGATCCCGCCCTTGGCCGCCGCGTAGTTGGGCTGTCCCGCCGAGCCCGCGAGGAACGCCTCCGACGAGGTGTTGACGATCCGCCCGTACACCGGCCCGTCCGCCGCCTTGGACCGTGCCCGCCAGTGCACGGACGCGAAGTGCGTCATGTTGAAGTGGCCCTTGAGATGGACCCGGATCACCGAGTCCCACTCCTCCTCGGACATCGAGAAGACCATCCGGTCGCGCAGGATGCCCGCGTTGTTGACCAGGATGTCCAGTCCGCCGAACTCGGCGACCGCCGACTCGACCAGCCCGCGGGCCTGTTCGTGGTCGGCGACGTCGCCGGTGTGGGCGAGGGCACGGCCGCCCGCGGCACGGATCTCGGCGGCGACCTCCTCGGCGGGCGCGGCCGAGGCCGCGCCCGAACCGTCCCGCCCGGGACGTCCGTAGTCGTTGACGACGACGGACGCGCCCAGGCCGGCGAGCTCCAGCGCCTCGGCCCGGCCGAGGCCGCGCCCCGCGCCGGTGACGATCGCGGTCAGCCCCTCGAGTGGCAGTGACATCAGGGTCCTCAGCGGTGGTCGGGGTCGGATTCGGGGTCAGATCTCGATGCAGGTGCGCAGGGCGGTACCCGTCCGCATCTGGTCCAGTGCCTCGTTGATCCCGGACAGCGGCACCCGGTGGGTGATCAGGCCCTCCAGATCGATGCGGCCCGCACGCCACAGGGCGATGGTCCGCTCGTAGGAGCGCAGGACGTCACCGCCGCCGTACATGGAGGGCAGGATGCGCTTCTCGTCGAAGAACAGCTCGAACATGTTGAGCTGGAGGAAGTCGTCCATGGCGCCCGCGCCGACCACGACGAGGGTGCCGCCGCGCCGGGTGTTCTCGTAGGCGGTGCGGGCGGTGGCCGACCTGCCGACGACCTCGAAGACGTAGTCGAAGCCCTCGCCCGCGGTCACCGACTGCTTGGCGTCGGCGAGTCCGTCCGGCGCGACCGCCCTCGTCGCGCCGAACCTCAGCGCGGCCTCGCGACGGGAGGCGACCGGGTCGACGGCGACGATCTCGGCGGCGCCCTTGAGCCGCGCGCCCTGGATGGCGGAGATGCCGACGCCGCCGCAGCCGATCACCGCGACCGACGAACCGGCCTCCACGTCGGCGGTGTTGAGGGCGGCGCCCAGCCCGGTCGTGACACCGCAGCCGATGAGGGCCGCGATGTCGAACGGCACGTCGTCGGGGATGGGCACGGCGCAGCCCGCGTCCACCACGACCTCCTCCGCGAAGGTGCCGGTCCCCGCGAAGCCGAAGACATCCTGGCCCGAGCGCCTGAAGTTGGGGGTGCCCGCGTTCATGAACCCGGCCAGGCACAGCTCGGTCTGGCCGCGCTTGCAGGCCGGACAGGCGCCGCAGGCCGGCAGCCAGCAGACGACGACCCGGTCGCCGGGCTTGAGACGGGTGACGCCCTCGCCGACCTCGGTGACCTCCCCGGCGCCCTCGTGACCGGGCACGAACGGCGCGGGCTGCGGCAGTACGCCGCTCATCGCGGACAGATCCGAGTGGCACAGTCCGGTGGCCCGCACCCGGATCCTGACCCGTCCGGGGCCGAAGCCCACCGCCTCGACGTCGTCGAGGACGTCGAGTTTGTCCTGGCCTGTCTCGTGCTGTACGGCTGCGCGCATGGTGCGGCTCCTCTCAACGGTGGGCTGGGCTCACGCGTGCTCGACGACGGTGTCGGCCAGCACCGGCGCGTCGTCCCGGTCGGCCGCGGTCACCGACACCCGGATCCCGCCGTCCGGGGCCGGCCCGCGCCACATGCGGACGCGCAGGGTCTCGCCGGGGAACACGACACCGGCGAAGCGGGTGGTGTACGAGCGCACGCGGGACACGTCCCCGCCGAGCAGCGTGTCGACGACCGCCTTGAGCGTCACGCCGTACGTGCACAGTCCGTGCAGGATCGGCCGCTCGAAGCCGGCCAGCTTGGCGAAGTCCGGGTCGGCGTGCAGCGGGTTCCAGTCGCCGGAGAGCCGGTAGAGCAGCGCCTGGTCCTCGCGGACCGGGCGCTCGACGGTCCGGTCCGGCGGACCCTCCGGTGCGTCGAGGCGGGTGGAGGGGCCGCGGTCGCCGCCCCAGCCGCCCTCTCCCCGTACGAAGATCTGGGCGTCGTTCGTCCACAGCGGTCCCCCGGCGTCCGCGACCTCGGTGCGCATGACCAGGATCGCGGCCTTGCCCTTGTCGTACACGGCGGCGATCCGTCCGGTGGCCGTCGCCCTGCCCTCGGCCGGTATCGGGCGGTGCAGTACGACGCGCTGCCCGCCGTGCAGCACGCGGGTGAGGTCGACGTCGACCCCGGGCATGGACAGACCGCTGATCACACCGGGTGAGCCGGCGCCCGCGACGGTGGCGAAGCTCGGCAGGACGTGCAGCCTGGACTCGAGGGTGTAACGCAGTTCGTCGGCGTCCGTGGCGGGGCTGCGCTTGTCCGGGTTCGCGCCCGCTCCGAGGCCGAGGTGGTAGAGCTGGACGTCCTTCCGGTCCCAGGTGATCTCACCGATGCGGGGTTCGGCGGCGAGGGCCTTTGCGGCGTCGATGGGCATGGGGCTCCTGATCACTAGCGCGAAAGACCTCGATGCGGCCGTCCGCACCGTCGGCCGCACCGAGGTCGACACGGGGCCTCGGAACCCGCCTGTTCTAGAACGCGTTCCAGTACGGCGACCCCCTGTATAGCCCAGCGCCCCGGAGTTGTGAAGGCTGCTGACGTCACGTCAGATCCGGGCTCGCGGCAAGGGCCGTGACATTTGTCCCGGCCGACTGCCCACAACTGCCTCTGCCGGGCCCGGCACCCCGGCTCGTAGCGTCGTCCTCATGACATGGACGACGGGGACGACGGGAACGACGGAGACGGAAGCGGCGGTGTCCTTCACGGGGGCCGTCAAGGCGTTCGGCGCGGTGCGCGCCGTGGACGGGGTGGATCTGGAGATCGCCCGCGGCGAGACCGTGGCGCTGCTCGGGCGCAACGGGGCGGGCAAGTCGACCACGATCTCCCTCCTGCTCGGACTGAACGAACCCGACGAGGGATCGGTCGCGCTCTTCGGCGGGTCCCCGGAGCGGGCGGTGCGCGCCGGGCGGGTCGGCGCCATGCTCCAGGAGTCGCGGCCGGTGCCCCGCGCGACCGTCCGCGAGCTGGTCTCCTTCGTGGCGGGCCGCTATCCGGCGCCGCTGCCGGTGGACGAGGCACTGCGGCTGGCGGGGATCGCGGAGCTGGCGGGGCGGCGCGCCGACCGGCTCTCCGGCGGCCAGTCGCAGCGGGTGCGGTTCGCGGTGGCGCTCGCCGGGAACCCCGCGCTGATCGTGCTCGACGAGCCGACCGCCGCGCTGGACGTGGAGGCGCGGCAGGCGTTCTGGGCGTCGATGCGGGCGTACGCGCGGCGCGGGCACACCGTCCTGTTCTCCACGCACTACCTGGACGAGGCCGACGCGCACGCGGACCGGATCCTCGTCATCGACCGGGGGCGGATCGTCGCGGACGGCACCGGTGAGCAGCTCAAGCGGTCGGTGGGCGGCAACCTGGTCTCCTTCGACCTGGCCGGGGCGGGCACGCAGGGGCTGACCCTGCTGCCCGGCGTGGTGTCGGTGGAGGTGCGCGGGGACCGGGCGCGGCTGCGCACGGACGACTCGGACGCGACGGTGGTCGCACTGGCCCAACGGGGCTCGATCCGTGGCCTGGAGGTCACCGCGGCGTCACTGGACGACGCGTTCCTGGCCCTCACCTCATCTGCTCTGGAGGCGGTGTGATGCTGGACTACCTGCGGCTGGAGGTACGCCGCACGCTGCGCGACACCGGCTTCGTGATCGGTGGCGTGGCGATGCCCGTGATGATGTACCTGCTGTTCACCAACCTCGGCGGCGGAGGCGACGACGACGGCTGGAAGACCGGTTCGATGATCGGGATGGCCGCGTACGGGGCGGTGGGTTCGGCCCTGAACACCGGCGGCGGGGTCGCCGAGGACCGGGTGACCGGCTGGCTGCGACAGCTCCGGGTGACGCCGATGACACCGCGCGAGGTGGTGCTGGGGCGGGCGCTGACCGGCTCGGTGACCGTGCTGCCGGCGATCGCCGCGGTGCTGACGGCGGGCGGGGTGGTCAACGGCGTGCGGCTGGCGGCCTGGCAGTGGGCGGCGGTCGCGGTGCTGCTCTGGCTCGGCTCCGTCCCGTTCACGCTGCTCGGCCTCGGCAACGGCTACCGGCTGACCGCGCAGACCACCGGCGTCGCGAACATGGCGTGCAACCTGGGGCTCTCGGTGGTGGGCGGTCTGTGGTTCCCGATCACGCTGTTCCCGGGCTGGCTGCAGTCGGTGTCCGTGTACACGCCGGCCAACCGCTTCGCGGAGCTCGGCATGTCCGTCACCGACGGCCGCCCTCCGGCGCTCGGCGCGGTCGCGGTGCTCGTGGCCTGGCTGCTGGCCTTCGGTTCGTACGCTGTGGTCTCGTACCGC
It encodes:
- a CDS encoding MaoC/PaaZ C-terminal domain-containing protein is translated as MPIDAAKALAAEPRIGEITWDRKDVQLYHLGLGAGANPDKRSPATDADELRYTLESRLHVLPSFATVAGAGSPGVISGLSMPGVDVDLTRVLHGGQRVVLHRPIPAEGRATATGRIAAVYDKGKAAILVMRTEVADAGGPLWTNDAQIFVRGEGGWGGDRGPSTRLDAPEGPPDRTVERPVREDQALLYRLSGDWNPLHADPDFAKLAGFERPILHGLCTYGVTLKAVVDTLLGGDVSRVRSYTTRFAGVVFPGETLRVRMWRGPAPDGGIRVSVTAADRDDAPVLADTVVEHA
- a CDS encoding ABC transporter ATP-binding protein, translated to MTWTTGTTGTTETEAAVSFTGAVKAFGAVRAVDGVDLEIARGETVALLGRNGAGKSTTISLLLGLNEPDEGSVALFGGSPERAVRAGRVGAMLQESRPVPRATVRELVSFVAGRYPAPLPVDEALRLAGIAELAGRRADRLSGGQSQRVRFAVALAGNPALIVLDEPTAALDVEARQAFWASMRAYARRGHTVLFSTHYLDEADAHADRILVIDRGRIVADGTGEQLKRSVGGNLVSFDLAGAGTQGLTLLPGVVSVEVRGDRARLRTDDSDATVVALAQRGSIRGLEVTAASLDDAFLALTSSALEAV
- a CDS encoding Zn-dependent alcohol dehydrogenase, coding for MRAAVQHETGQDKLDVLDDVEAVGFGPGRVRIRVRATGLCHSDLSAMSGVLPQPAPFVPGHEGAGEVTEVGEGVTRLKPGDRVVVCWLPACGACPACKRGQTELCLAGFMNAGTPNFRRSGQDVFGFAGTGTFAEEVVVDAGCAVPIPDDVPFDIAALIGCGVTTGLGAALNTADVEAGSSVAVIGCGGVGISAIQGARLKGAAEIVAVDPVASRREAALRFGATRAVAPDGLADAKQSVTAGEGFDYVFEVVGRSATARTAYENTRRGGTLVVVGAGAMDDFLQLNMFELFFDEKRILPSMYGGGDVLRSYERTIALWRAGRIDLEGLITHRVPLSGINEALDQMRTGTALRTCIEI
- a CDS encoding 3-oxoacyl-ACP reductase — its product is MSLPLEGLTAIVTGAGRGLGRAEALELAGLGASVVVNDYGRPGRDGSGAASAAPAEEVAAEIRAAGGRALAHTGDVADHEQARGLVESAVAEFGGLDILVNNAGILRDRMVFSMSEEEWDSVIRVHLKGHFNMTHFASVHWRARSKAADGPVYGRIVNTSSEAFLAGSAGQPNYAAAKGGIVGLTTSTALALARYGVTANVICPRARTRMTEDVFAGFPARQAGAEGGEGLDPLAPEHVAPLVGYLVSPAAAHVNGQLLVVHGGMVAVVERPRVAAKFDTKQDAFTYDELDALLSPHYAGRPRGETFAAAEVLGLKRG
- a CDS encoding ABC transporter permease, producing MLDYLRLEVRRTLRDTGFVIGGVAMPVMMYLLFTNLGGGGDDDGWKTGSMIGMAAYGAVGSALNTGGGVAEDRVTGWLRQLRVTPMTPREVVLGRALTGSVTVLPAIAAVLTAGGVVNGVRLAAWQWAAVAVLLWLGSVPFTLLGLGNGYRLTAQTTGVANMACNLGLSVVGGLWFPITLFPGWLQSVSVYTPANRFAELGMSVTDGRPPALGAVAVLVAWLLAFGSYAVVSYRRAGRAA